The genomic region ATACTATGGACACACCACTTTTTACCTACTATATTAGAGGAAAGAATGTGATTAGCTAGCATGCTATTACAAACATAGCCCTGTTATCTTCAAATgttcagctgttttgtttttttaattaaggaaAGTGTGTTGCAAAGATCAGAGCTTTCTATAGTACCAGAGATGTGattctacatttttttaggCTTGTATGTGAACGGTTTGATCTCAAACTGTTTTAGGTGTAGGCATATTTAACAGAGCTTACAATCTTAGAATTAGCTCTCTTGCTCCAAGCTTCGACTTGATTGCTGTCTGAAGAAAATTTGACAAACTGCTTCCGAACATTCTCTCCttaattaaagattttattcagaCAGCAATGCTTTGCTTATGACTCCACAGTTCCTTCACTCTCAGTGTCCAACAGCCAAGGTCTGAAcgctaacatgttttatttCGCCATTAGCTGGTCCTTGTGTTAGGTGACCTTCACATTCCCCACCGATGCAACACCCTGCCTGCCAAATTCAAGAAGTTGCTAGTGCCTGGCAAAATTCAGCACATCCTCTGCACCGGAAACCTTTGCACAAAGGAGAGCTACGACTACCTGAAAACACTGGCTGGAGATGTGCACATCGTCAGAGGAGACTTCGACGAGGTTGGCTTTTAGTtcccatttctgttttttttttttttttcacagttgcTCGTGCACTCTTTGCTCATTGCTTGCTTTTAAATGGCAGAACTTGAATTATCCAGAGCAGAAGGTGGTAACAGTGGGGCAGTTCAAAATCGGCCTCATCCACGGACACCAAGTGATCCCGTGGGGTGACATGGCAAGCTTGGCACTGCTTCAGAGGCAGCTGGATGTGGATATCCTCATTTCTGGTCACACGCATAAATTTGAGGCTTTTGAGAATGagaataaattttatattaaccCTGGATCTGCCACAGGGGCCTACAGTGCACTGGAAAGGTATACCATTTACTTTTATATCCTCCGCATCACGTCATATGCAGTTGATTACATGGATTATTAGTGACCGAATTGTCTCTTTGCAGCAACATCACACCATCGTTTGTTTTGATGGACATTCAAGCGTCTACCGTGGTAACGTATGTCTATCAGCTCATTGGAGACGACGTCAAAGTCGAGAGAATCGAATACAAAAAGTCTTAAAGAGCGCGGATGCTGTCGGCTGCCTTCTTTCAGGATTCTAATCTTGTCATTCCCTCTCACCTGAACGTCACAAATGCTGTATCATAACATTACgctatattttaatgtaatatataatactgttTATATGTCACCGGAATGTCAGCATTGTGGTTTTGGCAGATGGTTGTTGAGGATGCAATAATGCTGCATTATTTGCATAATGTTAGTGCGAATTAGTCTTCTACATATGTTATGTGCCCCATTAATTTTTCAAGGCCCATGTCAAGTCatctttcataaaataaaacccCACATCACATAAGCagtgtaattttgtttttgttttgttttttattttataagaaaacacagaatgcacattattaaaatgactattttgaAATGTCTGGAGAAGCTTTTTACTTAAAACTGGGTACGTTTTAAGAATGATCTTGATATTTGGATTTCGATGGTGACAAATAAAACCTAGATTGATGTGTTAGCTAAGGAATAGAAAGTCCTCATCGTCGTCTTCCGATTCATTGAAAGATAGGCCACTCATGTGTCCAGCGAGGTAAGAGTCCCATTCAAAGTCGTCCTCCCATGGATGCGATTCTGCAAATTCaagtcctttttttaataacgttTAGTACAAAACACCTGACTTTTTCATAATATCAGGATTGTAAAGAATCCTATATGTTACACTATTTTTAGTCTGTAATGTAACTAACTTACCCGTGTGTGAAGCATGTTTTGCATTGCtagtctttttctttcttgaatGTATCGTGTTTGATTTTGCTAATCCAGAGGACATTCTGCGCAGCAGCTCAAGATTAGTATGACAGCTATTTCTTTCAAgtgtttaacatttttgcagGTGGCATTATTTACTTACCTTTGATGCTTCGCAATTTTTggtaaagttgtttttttccacacttTCTTCGTCTTGCTCTTAGGTGCACTTTGGGAATTTGTCGTGTGCT from Puntigrus tetrazona isolate hp1 chromosome 21, ASM1883169v1, whole genome shotgun sequence harbors:
- the LOC122326336 gene encoding vacuolar protein sorting-associated protein 29 isoform X2 is translated as MLVLVLGDLHIPHRCNTLPAKFKKLLVPGKIQHILCTGNLCTKESYDYLKTLAGDVHIVRGDFDENLNYPEQKVVTVGQFKIGLIHGHQVIPWGDMASLALLQRQLDVDILISGHTHKFEAFENENKFYINPGSATGAYSALESNITPSFVLMDIQASTVVTYVYQLIGDDVKVERIEYKKS
- the LOC122326336 gene encoding vacuolar protein sorting-associated protein 29 isoform X1 translates to MAGHRLVLVLGDLHIPHRCNTLPAKFKKLLVPGKIQHILCTGNLCTKESYDYLKTLAGDVHIVRGDFDENLNYPEQKVVTVGQFKIGLIHGHQVIPWGDMASLALLQRQLDVDILISGHTHKFEAFENENKFYINPGSATGAYSALESNITPSFVLMDIQASTVVTYVYQLIGDDVKVERIEYKKS